The following are encoded in a window of Sinorhizobium sojae CCBAU 05684 genomic DNA:
- the mucR gene encoding exopolysaccharide biosynthesis transcriptional regulator MucR — MTETTLGASNELLVELTAEIVAAYVSNHVVPVAELSTLIADVHSALNNTTAPAPVVAPVEKPKPAVSVRKSVQDDQITCLECGGTFKSLKRHLMTHHNLSPEEYREKWDLPADYPMVAPAYAEARSRLAKEMGLGQRRKRRGK; from the coding sequence ATGACAGAAACCACGCTCGGTGCGAGCAACGAACTCTTGGTAGAGCTGACGGCGGAAATTGTAGCCGCCTATGTCAGCAACCACGTGGTTCCGGTTGCCGAGCTTTCGACGCTTATCGCCGACGTTCATTCGGCGCTCAACAATACCACCGCACCTGCGCCGGTGGTTGCTCCCGTTGAGAAGCCGAAGCCGGCGGTCTCGGTCCGCAAGTCGGTGCAGGACGATCAGATCACCTGCCTCGAATGCGGCGGCACCTTCAAATCGCTGAAGCGCCACCTGATGACCCACCACAATCTGTCGCCGGAAGAATATCGCGAAAAGTGGGATCTGCCCGCGGACTACCCGATGGTCGCGCCCGCTTACGCGGAAGCCCGCTCGCGTCTGGCCAAGGAGATGGGCCTCGGCCAGCGTCGCAAGCGTCGCGGCAAGTAA
- a CDS encoding DUF5330 domain-containing protein yields MWFLVKATFWFSLVLVLLPFLDPSSSAKLDQGPTIEIGDTFSAANEAIQYVSAICAEKPDVCAKGTETFVALGHRAREGARIAYEFLDSQFAGTHAAAPDAMVMTGTVGPVEDDATAKTGHDAMPGFKRTPVPEPRLEPKAAGAR; encoded by the coding sequence ATGTGGTTTCTCGTAAAGGCGACGTTCTGGTTTTCGCTGGTGCTGGTACTGCTGCCCTTTCTCGATCCCTCGAGCAGCGCAAAGCTCGATCAGGGCCCGACGATCGAGATCGGAGACACCTTCTCCGCAGCCAATGAGGCGATCCAGTATGTTAGCGCGATTTGCGCCGAGAAGCCCGATGTTTGCGCGAAGGGTACGGAAACCTTCGTCGCGCTCGGTCACCGCGCCCGCGAAGGCGCGCGGATCGCCTATGAATTCCTGGACAGCCAGTTTGCCGGGACGCATGCGGCGGCACCCGACGCCATGGTCATGACCGGCACGGTAGGCCCGGTCGAAGACGACGCAACCGCGAAGACAGGGCATGACGCAATGCCCGGCTTCAAGCGCACACCGGTCCCGGAACCGCGTCTCGAACCCAAGGCAGCGGGCGCCAGGTAA
- a CDS encoding cation:proton antiporter → MISDWILKAATSLSLALLSVALLVTLVRIVRGPTLPDRVLGLDMLVAIAIGFIAVIAIKTGFSLYIDIAIALGLVGFLATIALARFVLTRGLAPERAPRVAATTGGAKPAPKQIKTGRPNRRKRKGGR, encoded by the coding sequence ATGATCTCCGATTGGATCTTGAAAGCCGCCACCAGCCTTTCCTTGGCCCTCCTGTCTGTTGCCCTGCTCGTGACGCTCGTGCGCATCGTCCGCGGACCGACGCTGCCGGACCGGGTACTTGGTCTCGACATGCTGGTGGCGATTGCCATCGGCTTCATCGCGGTGATCGCCATCAAGACTGGTTTCAGCCTCTATATAGATATCGCGATCGCCCTTGGACTTGTCGGCTTCCTGGCGACCATCGCGCTGGCACGTTTCGTCCTGACGCGCGGACTCGCGCCGGAGCGCGCCCCCAGGGTGGCGGCGACGACAGGGGGCGCAAAACCAGCTCCGAAGCAGATAAAAACAGGACGGCCGAACCGCCGCAAACGCAAGGGAGGGCGCTGA
- a CDS encoding SufE family protein, with translation MTSLDQIIDDFAFLDDWEDRYRYVIELGKGLPAMPEVLRTNENKVQGCASQVWLVTETAGDPEDPVLTFHGESDAHIVRGLVAIALAIFSGKHASEIAKIDALETFGKIGLIEHLSAQRANGLRSMVRRIKSEAETRLPA, from the coding sequence ATGACTTCCCTTGACCAGATCATCGATGATTTTGCCTTCCTGGACGATTGGGAGGACCGCTACCGCTATGTGATCGAGTTGGGCAAGGGACTGCCGGCTATGCCGGAGGTCTTGAGAACGAACGAGAACAAGGTGCAGGGCTGCGCAAGCCAGGTTTGGCTGGTGACCGAGACGGCGGGTGATCCCGAAGACCCGGTCCTTACTTTTCACGGAGAATCGGACGCCCACATCGTCCGCGGGCTCGTGGCGATCGCCCTCGCCATCTTTTCCGGCAAGCACGCCTCCGAAATCGCAAAAATCGATGCTCTCGAGACCTTCGGCAAGATCGGTCTCATCGAACATCTATCGGCCCAGCGCGCCAATGGTTTGCGCTCTATGGTCCGGCGGATCAAGAGTGAGGCCGAGACGCGCCTGCCGGCATAA
- a CDS encoding sensor histidine kinase — MAGRWASRVDEAAAPWMLRRSNGSAVARRDLRRLRTVAAVSLTALPIVPLALMTALPISAALPAGTALWASASLLAAAAALVGGRNSSTPVEAEASLAAALPDLSAAYDLFAGLVTVHDPRGNVLSVHGRDAAEHLRLLRDPRGRGFLEQIHVSDRITFLRAIDALRQDGGRSAVDIRLERPSVTAEGAQFVHMRCEMAPLRDAEGRLVAIVAQSRDVSEEARLRAEATEKAAHAESANDAKTRFLAAVSHELRTPLNAILGFSDVLAGEYFGKLENDRQREYVSLIHRSGTHLLSVVNTMLDVSKIEAGRYELLPEPFEVADAIAACEAMLSHQAQEKGVRLTSRVTPAVGEINADQRAFQQILINLIGNAIKFTEHGGLVTIEAEKEGAALKLTVSDTGIGIAEDKLQLLGQPFVQIQNDYTRRYEGTGLGLSLVKGLVELHGGSFSIRSTERRGTVVIASIPVDGSGIAEREQAGSHVTVEFPPRLRGRGEGKSDLGHAASRNDRMSKEGGHGSAHAKTA, encoded by the coding sequence ATGGCTGGCAGGTGGGCATCCCGCGTGGATGAGGCGGCCGCACCTTGGATGCTGCGCCGTTCGAACGGCTCCGCCGTCGCTCGTCGTGACCTCCGACGGCTGCGCACCGTCGCCGCGGTCTCCTTGACCGCTCTGCCGATCGTGCCACTCGCCCTGATGACCGCCTTGCCAATTTCCGCCGCGCTACCGGCGGGAACCGCGCTCTGGGCGTCGGCCTCGCTTCTGGCTGCAGCCGCGGCCTTGGTCGGTGGACGCAACTCATCCACGCCCGTCGAGGCCGAGGCGTCCCTCGCCGCCGCGTTGCCCGATCTGTCGGCCGCATACGATCTCTTTGCCGGTCTCGTTACCGTGCACGACCCGCGCGGCAATGTCCTATCGGTTCACGGTCGCGACGCGGCCGAACACCTGAGATTGCTTCGAGATCCTCGGGGCCGCGGATTCCTCGAGCAGATTCACGTGTCCGACCGCATCACGTTTCTCAGGGCGATCGATGCCCTACGTCAGGACGGCGGGCGCTCTGCGGTCGATATCCGGCTTGAACGGCCCTCGGTAACGGCCGAAGGCGCGCAGTTCGTGCATATGCGCTGCGAGATGGCGCCACTGCGCGATGCCGAGGGGCGTCTGGTGGCGATCGTCGCCCAATCGCGCGACGTTTCCGAGGAAGCCCGCCTGCGGGCGGAGGCCACCGAGAAGGCGGCGCATGCGGAATCGGCGAATGATGCAAAGACGCGCTTCCTCGCGGCCGTGAGCCACGAATTGCGCACGCCGCTCAATGCAATTCTCGGCTTCTCCGATGTCCTTGCCGGAGAGTATTTCGGCAAGCTGGAGAACGATCGGCAGCGTGAATATGTGTCGCTGATCCATCGTTCCGGTACGCATCTGCTCTCCGTGGTCAATACGATGCTGGATGTGAGCAAGATCGAGGCCGGTCGCTACGAGCTGCTGCCGGAGCCCTTCGAGGTGGCAGATGCGATCGCCGCATGTGAGGCGATGCTATCGCACCAGGCACAGGAAAAGGGCGTGAGACTGACGAGCCGGGTGACGCCCGCAGTGGGTGAGATCAATGCCGATCAGCGCGCCTTCCAACAGATCCTGATCAATCTTATAGGCAACGCCATCAAGTTCACCGAACACGGCGGCCTGGTGACGATCGAAGCGGAAAAGGAAGGTGCAGCGCTCAAGCTGACCGTCAGCGACACCGGCATCGGGATCGCCGAAGACAAGCTTCAACTTCTCGGCCAACCTTTCGTCCAGATTCAGAATGACTATACGCGCCGCTATGAAGGGACCGGGCTGGGCCTTTCCCTGGTCAAGGGACTGGTCGAGTTGCATGGCGGCAGTTTCTCGATACGCAGCACCGAGCGCAGGGGAACGGTCGTTATTGCCTCCATTCCCGTCGATGGCTCAGGCATCGCCGAGCGCGAGCAGGCGGGGTCCCACGTGACGGTGGAGTTCCCGCCCAGACTGAGGGGGCGTGGCGAAGGCAAGAGCGATCTGGGACACGCAGCGTCGAGGAACGACAGAATGAGCAAGGAAGGGGGACATGGCTCCGCGCACGCGAAAACAGCCTGA
- the mnhG gene encoding monovalent cation/H(+) antiporter subunit G, translating to MGGQIDAIVSLLVALIMVVGAGFSLLAALGIIRFPDLYTRMHSASKAGTVGSGLLLFAAGVHSLDPAILARALAAFVFFVLTAPISAHLLAKAAHQAGYRMSRLSVIDQMPEKEEARGQ from the coding sequence ATGGGCGGACAGATCGACGCCATAGTCTCACTTCTTGTCGCACTCATCATGGTCGTGGGGGCCGGGTTTTCCCTGCTGGCCGCCCTCGGCATAATCCGGTTTCCCGATCTGTACACCCGCATGCATTCGGCGTCGAAGGCGGGAACCGTCGGTTCCGGCCTGCTGCTTTTCGCCGCCGGCGTGCATTCGCTCGACCCCGCGATCTTGGCGCGTGCGCTTGCAGCCTTCGTCTTCTTCGTGCTGACGGCGCCGATCTCGGCCCATCTACTGGCGAAGGCCGCGCATCAGGCAGGTTACAGGATGTCGAGACTGTCGGTGATAGATCAGATGCCGGAAAAGGAAGAGGCGCGGGGCCAGTGA